GAACTGCACGGGCTCCTGCTCGTGGAAGATCTACGTCAAGTCGGGGATCGTGACCTGGGAAACCCAGCAGACCGACTATCCCCGGACCCGGCCCGGCCTGCCCAACCACGAACCGCGCGGCTGCGCGCGCGGGGCGAGCTACAGCTGGTATCTGTATTCCGCGAACCGGGTGAAGACGCCGCTGATCCGGGGCAGGCTGATGCGGCTCTGGCGCGAAAAGCGCCGGACCATGTCGCCCATCGAGGCCTGGACCGCGATCCAGAACGACCCGGCCGCGCGCGAAAGCTATACCCGCATCCGCGGCAAGGGCGGTTTCGTGCGCGCCACCTGGGACGAGGCGCTGGAGATCGCCGCCGCCGCGAACCTCTATACCGCCAAGACCTACGGCCCCGACCGGGTCTTCGGCTTCTCGCCGATCCCGGCCATGTCGATGATCTCCTATGCCGCGGGCACGCGCTACCTGTCGCTTCTGGGCGGCACCTGCATGTCCTTCTATGACTGGTATTGCGACCTGCCGCCGGCCTCGCCCCAGACCTGGGGCGAGCAGACCGACGTGCCGGAATCGGCCGACTGGTATAACGCCGGCTACCTGATCCTCTGGGGCTCGAACGTGCCGCAGACCCGCACGCCCGACGCGCATTTCTATACCGAGGCGCGCTATCGCGGCACCAAGTCGGCGGTGATCTGCCCCGACTATTCCGAGGCGGCGAAGTTCGGCGACATCTGGCTGAACGCCAAGCAGGGCACCGACGCTGCCATCGGCATGGCCTTCGGCCATGTCATCCTGCGCGAATTCCACCTGGACCGGCAGGCCGAATATTTCGAGGATTACTGCCGGCGCTATTCCGACATGCCGATGCTGGTGCGGCTGGACGAACAGGACGGCCGGCTGGTGCCGGGCCGGCAGCTGCGCGCCTCGGACCTGGACGGGTCCTTGGGACAGCAGAACAACCCGGAATGGAAGACCGTCGCCATCGACGAGAACACCGGCGACCTGGTGGTCCCGAACGGCTCGATCGGCTTCCGCTGGGGCGAGCAGGGCCGCTGGAATCTGGAGCAGAAGGCCGGCGACGCCGAGGTCCGGCTGAAGATGAGCCTGATCCTGGAAGAGGACCGCGACGACGTGGCCGCGGTCGATTTCCCCTGGTTCGGCGGCGCCGCGACCAACGGCTTTGCCGTCGACGACCGCGGCGAGGTCTTGACCCGCAACGTGCCGGTCAAGCGCCTGGTGCTGGCCGACGGCAGCGAGGCGCTGGTCGCCACGGTGTTCGACCTGTTCTGCGCCAACTACAGCCTCGACCGCGGCCTGGGCGGCGAGAACGTCGCGACCAGCTATGACGAGGACGTGGTCTTCACCCCGGCCTGGGCGGAACGCATCACCGGCGTGCGCCGCGACAAGATCATCCAGGTGGCGCGGGAATTCGCCGGCAACGCCGAAAAGACCAACGGCAAGTCCATGGTCATCATCGGCGCGGCGATGAACCACTGGTTCCACATGGACATGAACTATCGCGCCGTCATCAACATGCTGGTGATGTGCGGCTGCGTCGGCCAGTCCGGCGGCGGCTGGGCGCATTACGTCGGCCAGGAAAAGCTGCGCCCGCAGACCGGCTGGACGGCGCTGGCCTTTGCGCTGGACTGGGCGCGGCCGCCGCGGCACATGAATTCGACCAGCGCCTTCTATGCCCATACCGACCAATGGCGCTATGAGACGGTGACGGCGCGCGAACTGCTGTCGCCCACCGCGCCCAAGGGCGACTGGGACCGGCTCAGCCTGATCGACTATAACATCCGCGCGGAACGCATGGGCTGGCTGCCCTCGGCCCCGCAACTGCGCACGAACCCGCTGGAGGTGGGCCGCGCCGCCAAGGCCGAGGGCATCGAGGTCAAGGATTACGTTGCCCGCGAGCTGAAATCCGGCCGGCTGGAAATGTCCTGCGAGGATCCCGATGCGCCGCAGAACTGGCCGCGCAACCTGTTCGTCTGGCGTTCGAACCTGCTGGGCTCCTCGGGCAAGGGGCACGAATATTTCCTCAAGCACCTGCTCGGCACCGACCACGGCGTGCAGGGCAAGGACCTGGGCGAGGAAGGCGGCGTGAAGCCGGTCGAGGCGGTCTGGCACGACGATGCGCCGCAGGGCAAGCTGGACCTGCTGGTGACCATCGATTTCCGCATGTCCACCACCGCCGTCTATGCCGACATCGTCCTGCCGACCGCCAGCTGGTACGAAAAGGACGACATGAACACCTCGGACATGCATCCGTTCATCCACCCGCTGCAAGCGGCGGTCGATCCGGCGTATGAGTCGAAGTCCGACTGGGAGATCTTCAAGGCGATCGCGAAGAAATTCTCGGACCTGGCGCCGGGCGTGCTGGGCGTGGAAACCGACGTGGTGCAGCTGCCACTGCAGCACGACAGCGCGGGCGAGCTGGCCCAGCCCTTCGTCGCCGACTGGAAACAGGGCCAATGCGACCTGATCCCCGGCAAGACCGCGCCGGCCTATATCGAGGTCACGCGCGATTACCCGAACCTTTACAAGCGCTTCACCGCGCTTGGCCCGCTGATGGAAAAGATCGGCAACGGCGGCAAGGGCATCGCCTGGGACACCAAGACCGAGGTGCATCACCTGAAGGCGCTGAATGGCACCGTGACGGAAGAGGGCGCGACCCAGGGCATGGCCCGCATCGACAGCGCCATCGACGCCGCCGAGGTGGTGCTGATGCTGGCCCCCGAAACCAATGGCGAGGTCGCCGTCAAGGCTTGGGAGGCGCTGTCCAAGGCCACCGGTATCAGCCACAAGCACCTGGCCGAGGTCAAGGAGGACGAGAAGATCCGCTTCCGCGACATCGCTGCCCAGCCCAGAAAGATCATCTCGTCACCCACCTGGTCGGGCATCGAAAGCGAGGAGGTCTGCTACAACGCCGGCTGGACCAATGTGCATGAGCTGATCCCGTGGCGCACCGTCACCGGCCGCCAGCAGCTGTATCAGGACCACGAATGGATGCGCGCCTTTGGCGAGGGTTTCGTGACCTGGCGCCCGCCGGTGGACCTGAAGACCGTGGGCCATGCCGCGACCCGTTCGCTGGGCTCGGCGGAAAAGCATGTCGTGCTGAACTTCCTGACCCCGCACCAGAAATGGGGCATCCACTCGACCTATACCGACAACCTC
This window of the Paracoccus sp. N5 genome carries:
- a CDS encoding nitrate reductase subunit alpha, giving the protein MSHLLDRLNFLAPLRKDTFADGHGQTTIENRDWEDTYRARWRHDKIVRSTHGVNCTGSCSWKIYVKSGIVTWETQQTDYPRTRPGLPNHEPRGCARGASYSWYLYSANRVKTPLIRGRLMRLWREKRRTMSPIEAWTAIQNDPAARESYTRIRGKGGFVRATWDEALEIAAAANLYTAKTYGPDRVFGFSPIPAMSMISYAAGTRYLSLLGGTCMSFYDWYCDLPPASPQTWGEQTDVPESADWYNAGYLILWGSNVPQTRTPDAHFYTEARYRGTKSAVICPDYSEAAKFGDIWLNAKQGTDAAIGMAFGHVILREFHLDRQAEYFEDYCRRYSDMPMLVRLDEQDGRLVPGRQLRASDLDGSLGQQNNPEWKTVAIDENTGDLVVPNGSIGFRWGEQGRWNLEQKAGDAEVRLKMSLILEEDRDDVAAVDFPWFGGAATNGFAVDDRGEVLTRNVPVKRLVLADGSEALVATVFDLFCANYSLDRGLGGENVATSYDEDVVFTPAWAERITGVRRDKIIQVAREFAGNAEKTNGKSMVIIGAAMNHWFHMDMNYRAVINMLVMCGCVGQSGGGWAHYVGQEKLRPQTGWTALAFALDWARPPRHMNSTSAFYAHTDQWRYETVTARELLSPTAPKGDWDRLSLIDYNIRAERMGWLPSAPQLRTNPLEVGRAAKAEGIEVKDYVARELKSGRLEMSCEDPDAPQNWPRNLFVWRSNLLGSSGKGHEYFLKHLLGTDHGVQGKDLGEEGGVKPVEAVWHDDAPQGKLDLLVTIDFRMSTTAVYADIVLPTASWYEKDDMNTSDMHPFIHPLQAAVDPAYESKSDWEIFKAIAKKFSDLAPGVLGVETDVVQLPLQHDSAGELAQPFVADWKQGQCDLIPGKTAPAYIEVTRDYPNLYKRFTALGPLMEKIGNGGKGIAWDTKTEVHHLKALNGTVTEEGATQGMARIDSAIDAAEVVLMLAPETNGEVAVKAWEALSKATGISHKHLAEVKEDEKIRFRDIAAQPRKIISSPTWSGIESEEVCYNAGWTNVHELIPWRTVTGRQQLYQDHEWMRAFGEGFVTWRPPVDLKTVGHAATRSLGSAEKHVVLNFLTPHQKWGIHSTYTDNLLMLTLNRGGPVVWISELDAKKAGVVDNDWVEVFNANGAITARAVVSQRIKEGSMFMYHAQEKIVNTPGSKVTGKRGGIHNSVTRIVPKPTHMIGGYAQLAYGFNYYGTVGANRDEFVIVRKLDNVDWLDQPADTATQNVEAAE